The Mesorhizobium loti genome includes a region encoding these proteins:
- a CDS encoding pseudouridine synthase has translation MDDNDKKFRPKKGPARSGPKVAGPRGRDSGAGKGGKPSFGAKKPYTPRGDRPMAADGERPKRDFKGGDKPFSKGPRPEGKPFEKREGPRKPYAPRGDRPVAAEGERKPYEKREGPRKPYAPRGDRPVAAEGERKPYEKREGPRKPYAPRGDRPMAAEGERKPYEKREGPRKPYAPRGDRPMAAEGERKPYEKREGPRKPYAPRGDRPAAAAEGGEKRFDRPKRDFGDRAPRDSGDRPKRDFADRPKRDFGDRPKRDFNDRPQGASGGSFKPRPRPAEAAEEAGERIAKRLARAGLASRRDAEELIAAGRVKVNGRALTSPAFNVMPDDIIHLDGMEIPPIERTRLFLFHKPAGVVTTNRDPEGRKTVFDVLPAELPRLMTIGRLDINTEGLLLLTNDGGLSRVLELPATGWLRRYRVRVHGKVEESALAGLREGIAVDGVFYGAIEATLDREQGTNAWLTIGLREGKNREVRNILGSLGLDVTRLIRISYGPFQLDDLAEGHVLEIKGRVLRDQLGERLVEESGANFDADVTKPFSNKPVRRTEIREPEPERPKFTRDGERRPIGEGGLIKNRKRREGSRDEALGKLSTSPDRSAGSEKSFGERGPRPERSFGDKPRGSFGDKPRGGFGDKPRGAFGGKPGGGKKSEREQRPIEPPGQRKANVWMAPGARPIGKGRAEADAAKAADAKARKASFKPSYGKPAGAKPFGKPRGERPGGAGGGDRPRNGPRGPKAR, from the coding sequence ATGGACGACAACGACAAGAAATTCCGACCCAAGAAGGGGCCGGCCAGGAGTGGCCCGAAAGTCGCGGGACCGCGCGGCCGTGATAGCGGCGCCGGCAAAGGCGGCAAGCCGTCCTTCGGCGCCAAGAAACCTTACACACCGCGTGGCGATCGGCCGATGGCTGCCGATGGCGAGCGGCCGAAGCGCGACTTCAAGGGCGGCGACAAGCCATTCAGCAAAGGTCCGCGTCCCGAAGGCAAACCCTTTGAGAAGCGTGAAGGGCCACGCAAGCCCTATGCACCGCGCGGCGACCGTCCGGTGGCCGCTGAAGGCGAGCGTAAGCCGTATGAAAAGCGCGAAGGGCCACGCAAACCCTACGCACCGCGCGGCGACCGCCCGGTGGCTGCTGAAGGTGAGCGCAAGCCCTATGAGAAGCGCGAAGGCCCACGCAAACCTTATGCGCCGCGTGGCGACCGGCCGATGGCCGCCGAAGGCGAGCGCAAGCCCTATGAGAAGCGCGAAGGACCGCGCAAACCTTATGCGCCACGTGGCGACCGGCCAATGGCGGCCGAAGGCGAACGCAAGCCTTATGAAAAGCGCGAAGGGCCGCGCAAACCTTATGCACCGCGTGGTGACCGGCCGGCTGCGGCGGCAGAGGGCGGCGAAAAGCGCTTCGACCGTCCCAAGCGTGATTTTGGTGACCGCGCCCCGCGCGACTCCGGCGATCGCCCGAAGCGTGACTTCGCTGACCGCCCCAAGCGTGATTTCGGCGATCGTCCCAAGCGGGATTTCAACGATCGGCCGCAAGGCGCGTCAGGCGGCAGCTTCAAGCCGCGCCCGCGTCCCGCCGAGGCTGCGGAAGAGGCAGGCGAACGCATCGCCAAGCGGCTGGCGCGTGCCGGCCTCGCCTCGCGCCGCGATGCCGAGGAACTGATCGCCGCCGGTCGCGTCAAGGTCAATGGCCGCGCCCTGACTTCGCCGGCCTTCAACGTGATGCCTGATGACATCATCCATCTCGACGGCATGGAAATCCCGCCGATCGAGCGCACCCGGCTGTTCCTGTTCCACAAGCCGGCCGGCGTCGTCACCACCAACCGCGATCCCGAGGGCCGCAAGACCGTCTTCGACGTGCTGCCGGCTGAATTGCCGCGGCTGATGACCATCGGCCGGCTCGACATCAACACCGAAGGCCTGTTGCTGCTTACCAACGATGGCGGCCTGTCGCGCGTGCTCGAACTGCCGGCAACCGGCTGGCTGCGCCGCTACCGCGTGCGCGTCCACGGCAAGGTCGAGGAGAGCGCGCTTGCCGGCCTGCGTGAAGGCATTGCCGTCGACGGCGTGTTTTACGGCGCCATCGAAGCGACGCTCGACCGCGAGCAAGGCACCAATGCCTGGCTGACGATCGGCCTGCGCGAGGGCAAGAACCGCGAAGTCAGGAACATCCTCGGCTCGCTCGGCCTCGATGTGACGCGGCTGATCCGCATTTCCTACGGCCCGTTCCAACTCGATGACCTCGCCGAGGGCCATGTGCTGGAGATCAAGGGCAGGGTGTTGCGCGACCAGCTTGGCGAGCGCCTAGTCGAGGAATCAGGCGCCAATTTCGACGCCGATGTCACCAAACCGTTTTCCAACAAGCCGGTGCGGCGCACCGAAATCCGCGAGCCGGAGCCGGAACGGCCGAAGTTCACCCGCGATGGCGAGCGCCGTCCGATCGGCGAGGGCGGCTTGATCAAGAACCGCAAACGCCGCGAAGGCAGCCGCGACGAGGCGCTGGGCAAGCTGTCGACAAGTCCCGACAGAAGCGCAGGGTCCGAGAAGAGCTTTGGCGAACGCGGTCCGCGTCCCGAACGCAGCTTCGGCGACAAGCCCCGTGGTAGCTTTGGCGACAAGCCGCGTGGCGGCTTTGGTGACAAACCGCGTGGTGCTTTTGGCGGCAAGCCGGGCGGCGGCAAGAAATCCGAGCGCGAGCAGCGGCCGATCGAGCCGCCCGGCCAGCGCAAGGCCAATGTCTGGATGGCGCCGGGCGCGCGGCCGATCGGCAAGGGCCGGGCAGAAGCGGACGCCGCCAAGGCGGCTGACGCCAAGGCGCGCAAGGCATCGTTCAAGCCGTCCTATGGCAAACCCGCCGGCGCAAAGCCGTTCGGCAAGCCGCGCGGCGAGCGTCCGGGCGGTGCCGGCGGTGGTGACCGTCCGCGCAATGGTCCCAGGGGCCCCAAGGCGAGATGA
- a CDS encoding patatin-like phospholipase family protein — translation MSPTFGIAFGGGGARGLAHIHVIEALDELGIRPVAIAGSSIGAIMGAGMASGMTGKDIHDYARSILGRRAEVASRMWRARPGTIAEAMQNGIRVSQFNVERILKAFLPEAIPETFAELKIPLKVTATDYFGHKLAVFEDGDLHSALAASAAIPAVFRPVTRDGRLLIDGGIYNPVPFDLIENDADIIIGVDVVGAPEEADRKQPTSVDLMFGATQLMMQSIIANKLKQCRPDILVRPAVSRYRVLDFLKIDALMNETVDIKDELKRQVEKAVEARSGAAVKGRRGKKAG, via the coding sequence ATGAGCCCGACCTTCGGCATCGCCTTCGGCGGCGGCGGCGCGCGCGGACTGGCGCATATCCATGTCATCGAGGCGCTGGACGAGCTCGGCATCCGGCCGGTGGCGATAGCTGGCTCGTCGATCGGCGCCATCATGGGCGCCGGCATGGCCTCTGGCATGACCGGCAAGGATATCCACGACTATGCCCGCTCGATCCTCGGCCGCCGCGCCGAAGTGGCAAGCCGCATGTGGCGGGCGCGGCCGGGCACCATCGCCGAAGCCATGCAGAACGGCATCCGCGTCAGCCAGTTCAACGTCGAGCGCATCCTGAAAGCCTTTCTGCCCGAGGCCATTCCCGAAACCTTCGCCGAGCTGAAAATCCCGCTCAAGGTGACCGCGACCGACTATTTCGGCCATAAGCTCGCTGTCTTCGAAGACGGCGACCTGCACTCCGCATTGGCGGCCTCTGCGGCCATCCCCGCCGTGTTCCGCCCGGTGACGCGCGACGGCAGGCTGCTGATCGACGGCGGCATCTACAACCCCGTGCCGTTCGACCTGATCGAGAACGATGCCGACATCATCATCGGCGTCGACGTGGTCGGCGCGCCGGAAGAGGCCGACCGCAAGCAGCCGACCTCCGTCGACCTGATGTTCGGCGCCACCCAGCTGATGATGCAGTCGATCATCGCCAACAAGCTGAAGCAGTGCCGCCCCGACATCCTGGTTCGCCCGGCGGTGTCGAGATACCGCGTCCTCGATTTCCTGAAGATCGACGCCTTGATGAACGAGACGGTGGATATCAAGGACGAGCTGAAGCGGCAGGTGGAGAAGGCGGTGGAGGCGAGGAGCGGGGCTGCCGTCAAGGGGCGGCGAGGGAAGAAGGCCGGGTAA
- a CDS encoding insulinase family protein gives MTFRAEWLRATLLATSLAFTITGPVLAESAPDAFKVTDFLLDNGMEVVVIPDHRAPIVTHMVWYKIGSADEPPGKSGIAHFFEHLMFKATTHHAAGEFDRAISDIGGSNNAFTSYDYTAFHETVAPSALELMMSFEADRMRNLILTDDVIKTERDVILEERRSRIDNNPEAVLDEEVDATLWQNQPYRIPVIGWMQEMQQLNRTDATAFYDKYYRPNNAVLIVAGDVEPDTVKALAEKTYGKVARGPDLPPRIRPVEPEQNTKRTVTLADARVSVPSFSTQWVVPSYHSGKPGEAEALDLLAEILGGGNRSRLYQALVVQQGIASSAGAFFQGTMLDDTNFTIYGAPRGDAKLADVEAAVDAEVARIVRDGVTPSELEKAKDRYVRSMIFARDKQDSMANIYGSTLATGGNVQDVQQWPDRIRKVTTDEVKAVAARYLVLARSTTGYLLPQQQAGN, from the coding sequence ATGACATTTAGGGCTGAATGGCTGCGCGCAACGCTGCTGGCGACGTCGCTGGCTTTCACGATCACAGGCCCGGTGCTGGCCGAGAGCGCGCCGGACGCGTTCAAGGTGACGGACTTCCTGCTCGATAATGGCATGGAGGTCGTCGTCATTCCCGACCATCGCGCGCCGATCGTCACCCATATGGTCTGGTACAAGATCGGCAGCGCCGACGAGCCGCCCGGCAAATCGGGCATCGCGCATTTCTTCGAGCATCTGATGTTCAAGGCGACGACCCACCATGCGGCGGGCGAGTTCGACCGCGCCATCTCCGACATCGGCGGCTCCAACAACGCCTTCACCTCCTACGACTACACCGCCTTCCACGAGACGGTGGCGCCGTCGGCGCTCGAACTGATGATGAGCTTCGAGGCCGACCGCATGCGCAACCTCATCCTCACCGACGATGTCATCAAGACCGAGCGCGATGTCATCCTCGAGGAGCGCCGCTCGCGCATCGACAACAATCCGGAGGCGGTTCTGGACGAGGAGGTCGATGCCACGCTGTGGCAGAACCAGCCCTATCGCATTCCGGTCATCGGCTGGATGCAGGAGATGCAGCAGCTGAACCGCACCGACGCGACCGCCTTCTATGACAAATACTACCGGCCCAACAACGCCGTGCTGATCGTCGCCGGCGATGTCGAGCCGGACACGGTGAAGGCGCTGGCCGAAAAGACCTATGGCAAGGTGGCGCGTGGCCCCGATCTGCCGCCGCGCATCCGTCCGGTCGAACCGGAGCAGAACACCAAACGTACGGTCACGCTCGCCGATGCCCGCGTCAGCGTGCCGAGTTTTTCCACCCAGTGGGTGGTGCCGTCCTATCATTCCGGCAAGCCGGGCGAGGCGGAAGCGCTCGACCTCTTGGCGGAAATCCTCGGCGGCGGCAATCGCAGCCGGCTTTACCAGGCGCTCGTCGTCCAGCAGGGCATCGCCTCCAGCGCCGGCGCCTTTTTCCAGGGCACGATGCTCGACGACACCAATTTCACCATCTACGGCGCGCCGCGCGGCGATGCCAAACTCGCCGACGTCGAAGCGGCGGTCGACGCGGAAGTGGCACGCATCGTCAGGGACGGTGTTACGCCATCGGAGCTGGAAAAGGCCAAGGATCGCTATGTCAGATCGATGATCTTTGCCCGCGACAAACAGGATTCGATGGCCAACATCTACGGCTCGACACTGGCCACCGGCGGCAATGTGCAGGACGTCCAGCAATGGCCGGACCGCATCCGCAAGGTTACGACAGATGAGGTAAAGGCCGTCGCCGCGCGCTATCTGGTGCTTGCCCGGTCGACGACCGGTTATCTCTTGCCGCAGCAACAGGCGGGGAATTGA
- a CDS encoding MipA/OmpV family protein, protein MSPVGRISLVLAAAVLGGAGVANAGEGSWLSGDWYLTVGATGMMAPNFEGGKKYLLSASPIISLGKAGPAARFVSRNDNISLALVDDGGVRAGLTGKFLFSRDDGNADELKGLDPVRWGGEVGGFFEFYPTDWLRARAELRHGIRAHNGFVADIAADAFYDVTPTVRISGGPRVSFASGNYFDAYYGVNAQEAVASGLSEYHPGGGLKSTGLGGAITWKVTEPMTASLFGEYSRLMGPAADSSLVKERGDRNQFMIGVSTTYRFDFTM, encoded by the coding sequence ATGAGTCCGGTCGGAAGAATCTCTCTGGTGTTGGCCGCAGCAGTGCTGGGTGGCGCGGGCGTTGCCAATGCGGGCGAGGGCAGCTGGCTGTCCGGCGACTGGTATCTGACCGTTGGCGCCACTGGCATGATGGCGCCGAATTTCGAGGGCGGCAAGAAGTACCTGCTCAGCGCCTCGCCGATCATTTCGTTGGGCAAGGCCGGGCCGGCGGCGCGCTTTGTCTCGCGCAACGACAACATCTCGCTGGCGCTGGTCGACGACGGCGGTGTCCGCGCTGGCCTGACCGGCAAGTTCCTGTTCTCGCGTGACGATGGCAATGCCGATGAGCTGAAGGGTCTCGATCCGGTGCGCTGGGGCGGCGAAGTCGGCGGCTTCTTCGAATTCTATCCGACCGATTGGCTGCGCGCCCGCGCCGAGTTGCGCCACGGCATTCGCGCCCACAACGGCTTTGTCGCCGACATCGCTGCCGACGCCTTCTATGATGTGACGCCAACCGTGCGGATTTCGGGTGGGCCGCGTGTTTCCTTCGCCTCGGGCAACTATTTCGACGCCTATTATGGCGTCAATGCGCAGGAGGCCGTGGCCTCGGGCTTGAGCGAATATCATCCCGGCGGCGGCCTGAAATCGACCGGCCTTGGCGGCGCCATAACCTGGAAGGTGACCGAGCCGATGACCGCCAGCCTGTTTGGCGAATATTCGCGCCTGATGGGACCGGCGGCCGATTCCAGCCTGGTCAAGGAACGCGGCGACCGCAATCAGTTCATGATCGGCGTGTCGACCACATATCGCTTCGATTTCACGATGTAA
- a CDS encoding insulinase family protein, whose amino-acid sequence MPVATIPSRAAAPLITLLLSILFLVLPVLTARAMDIQSVTSPKGITAWLVEDYSVPIVAIRFVFGGGSTQDPVGKEGLANLMTGLFDEGAGPLDSEGFQIKLDDAGAEMGFDESRDGIYGSMRMLAEQRDQAFELLRLAVNEPRFDQLPIDRIRSQILSGIIAGENDPDTVAQNKWARALYGDHPYSRSDQGTKESIATITPDDLKALHKAVFARGGLHVAVVGAIDPETLKKKLDMVFGDLPQNQALRPVADIDPKLAQHVEVDYDLPQTSLQLAFPGVKRKAADFFPAVLMNEILGGGTFTSRLFQEVREKRGLAYSVNSSLINQDHASALIVSTGTRSDRAAETLGIVRDVVKQLAEQGPTEAELAATKKYLTGAYAINNLDSSSSIAATLVELQLDDLGIDYMQRRAGYINAVTLDQVKAAAKKLLSAEPTIMVIGPKLAGAGKG is encoded by the coding sequence TTGCCTGTAGCGACTATCCCGAGCCGCGCCGCCGCCCCACTGATCACATTACTCCTCTCCATCCTCTTCCTGGTCCTGCCCGTACTCACGGCGCGTGCCATGGACATCCAGTCCGTCACCTCGCCAAAAGGCATCACCGCATGGCTGGTCGAGGACTATTCCGTGCCGATCGTCGCCATCCGCTTCGTCTTCGGCGGCGGCTCGACGCAGGATCCCGTCGGCAAGGAAGGGCTGGCCAACCTGATGACCGGCCTGTTCGACGAAGGTGCCGGCCCGCTCGATTCGGAAGGTTTTCAGATCAAGCTCGACGATGCCGGCGCCGAGATGGGCTTCGACGAGAGCCGCGACGGCATCTATGGCTCGATGCGCATGCTGGCTGAGCAGCGTGACCAGGCGTTCGAGCTGTTGCGGCTGGCGGTCAACGAGCCGCGCTTCGACCAATTGCCGATCGACCGCATCCGCTCCCAGATACTGTCCGGCATCATCGCCGGCGAGAACGACCCCGACACGGTCGCACAGAACAAATGGGCGCGCGCCCTCTATGGTGATCATCCCTATTCCCGCTCCGACCAGGGCACCAAGGAAAGCATCGCCACCATCACGCCGGACGACCTGAAAGCCTTGCACAAGGCGGTTTTCGCGCGCGGCGGCCTGCATGTCGCTGTGGTCGGCGCCATCGATCCCGAGACGCTGAAGAAGAAGCTCGACATGGTGTTCGGCGACCTGCCGCAGAACCAGGCGCTGAGGCCGGTGGCCGATATCGACCCGAAGCTGGCGCAGCATGTCGAGGTCGACTACGACCTGCCGCAGACCTCGCTGCAGCTCGCTTTTCCCGGCGTGAAGCGCAAGGCGGCGGATTTCTTTCCAGCCGTGCTTATGAACGAGATCCTCGGCGGCGGCACCTTCACCTCGCGCCTGTTCCAGGAGGTGCGCGAAAAGCGCGGGCTGGCCTACAGCGTCAACTCCTCGCTGATCAACCAGGACCACGCCAGCGCGCTGATCGTCAGCACCGGGACGCGGTCGGACCGGGCGGCCGAGACGCTGGGCATCGTCCGCGACGTGGTCAAGCAGCTGGCCGAGCAAGGCCCGACCGAGGCGGAGCTTGCGGCGACCAAGAAATATTTGACCGGCGCCTATGCCATCAACAATCTGGACTCGTCGAGTTCCATCGCCGCGACGCTGGTCGAGCTGCAGCTCGACGATCTCGGCATCGACTACATGCAGCGCCGCGCCGGCTACATCAACGCGGTGACGCTCGATCAGGTCAAGGCGGCGGCGAAGAAGCTGCTGTCGGCCGAGCCGACCATCATGGTCATAGGACCGAAACTGGCCGGAGCCGGCAAGGGATGA
- the rsmD gene encoding 16S rRNA (guanine(966)-N(2))-methyltransferase RsmD: MRIVGGEFRGRPLATPRSSAIRPTTDRTREAVFNVLAHRFAEQLDGARVLDLFAGTGALGLEALSRGASYGVFIEESAEGRGLIRDNVEAFGLTGRTKIFRRDATGLGEAGTLAPFGLVFADPPYGKGLGERALQSAKAGGWLRPGALCVVEEAAVAAFEPGPGFSVLDERNYGETVIRFIEAA; the protein is encoded by the coding sequence ATGAGAATCGTCGGCGGTGAGTTTCGCGGGCGTCCGCTGGCGACGCCTCGCTCGAGCGCCATCCGTCCGACGACCGATCGCACCCGCGAGGCGGTCTTCAACGTGTTGGCGCATCGCTTCGCGGAGCAATTGGACGGCGCGCGTGTGCTCGACCTGTTCGCCGGCACCGGCGCTCTGGGACTCGAAGCACTGTCGCGCGGTGCCTCCTACGGCGTCTTCATCGAGGAATCGGCCGAAGGTCGTGGCCTCATCCGCGACAATGTCGAGGCTTTTGGCCTGACCGGCCGCACCAAGATCTTCCGCCGCGACGCCACCGGCCTTGGCGAGGCCGGCACGCTGGCGCCGTTTGGCCTTGTCTTCGCCGACCCACCCTATGGCAAGGGCCTTGGCGAGCGCGCCCTGCAGTCGGCGAAAGCCGGCGGCTGGCTTCGCCCCGGCGCGCTGTGCGTGGTCGAGGAGGCCGCGGTGGCCGCTTTCGAGCCAGGTCCCGGTTTTTCCGTGCTGGACGAACGCAACTATGGCGAGACCGTCATCCGCTTCATCGAGGCGGCCTGA
- a CDS encoding isoleucine--tRNA ligase — protein MPPGNAHGRPMTDTAETIDYSKTLYLPQTDFPMRAGLPEKEPLLVKRWQDMDLYRKLRESAAGRTKYVLHDGPPYANGNIHIGHALNKILKDVITRSFQMRGYDSNYVPGWDCHGLPIEWKIEEQYRAKGKNKDEVPVNEFRKECREFAAHWITVQGAEFQRLGVIGDFKNPYTTMAFHAESRIAGELLKFAMSGQLYRGSKPVMWSVVERTALAEAEVEYQDYESDTIWAKFPVASLVRPIDDGETKLTEGALDLLQAHVVIWTTTPWTIPGNRAVNYSPRISYGLYEVTAAENAFGPQPGEKLIFADALAEDASAKAKVTLNRIRSVSAQELGSLTLSHPLKGFGGGYEFAVPMLAGDHVTDDAGTGFVHTAPGHGREDFDAWMDAAVDLRARGIDSAIPFTVDDGGFFTKDAPGFGPDREGGPARVIDDNGKKGNANQAVIDELIKRNALFARGRLKHSYPHSWRSKKPIIFRNTPQWFVYMDKDLGDGSTLRSRALKAIDDTRFVPAAGQNRIRAMIEERPDWVLSRQRAWGVPIAVFADADGNVLKDEAVNQRIMDAFEQEGADAWFAADAKERFLGNHDASKWKQVMDILDVWFDSGSTHAFTLEDRPDLKWPADVYLEGSDQHRGWFHSSLLESCGTRGRAPYDTVVTHGFTMDEDGRKMSKSLGNTVVPQDVIKQSGADILRLWVVTTDYWEDQRLGKNVLQTNIDAYRKLRNTIRWMLGTLAHDDGEELPLEKMPELERLMLHRLAELDEVVRSGYDAFEFKRITRMLLDFMVVELSAFYFDIRKDALYCDGPSSVKRKASVQVVRHLFNCLVKWLAPMLPFTMEEAWLDRHPDAVSVHLDQFPQIPADWKNEALAEKWRQVRQVRRVVTGALEIARAQKVIGSSLEAVPVVTINDAALEAAIADVDMAEMAITSDLVIAHGQAPAGAFTLDDVRGVAVVVEKAWDRGLVKCARSWRYTADVGQDPEFPDVSARDAAVLHELKALGRL, from the coding sequence TTGCCGCCGGGCAATGCACATGGCAGACCAATGACCGACACCGCTGAAACGATCGACTATTCCAAGACGCTTTACCTGCCGCAGACGGATTTTCCGATGCGCGCCGGCTTGCCGGAGAAGGAGCCGCTGCTGGTCAAGCGCTGGCAGGACATGGACCTTTACCGCAAGCTGCGCGAAAGTGCTGCCGGCCGCACGAAATACGTGCTGCATGACGGCCCGCCCTACGCCAACGGCAACATCCATATCGGCCATGCGCTGAACAAGATCCTCAAGGACGTCATCACCCGCTCGTTCCAGATGCGCGGCTACGACTCGAACTATGTGCCCGGCTGGGACTGCCATGGCCTGCCGATCGAATGGAAGATCGAGGAGCAGTACCGCGCCAAGGGCAAGAACAAGGACGAGGTGCCGGTCAACGAATTCCGCAAGGAATGCCGCGAGTTCGCCGCGCACTGGATCACGGTGCAGGGGGCTGAGTTCCAGCGGCTCGGCGTCATCGGCGACTTCAAGAATCCCTACACGACGATGGCTTTCCATGCCGAGTCGCGCATCGCCGGCGAGCTGTTGAAATTCGCCATGTCGGGCCAGCTCTACCGCGGCTCCAAGCCGGTGATGTGGAGCGTGGTCGAGCGCACGGCACTGGCCGAGGCCGAGGTCGAGTACCAGGATTATGAGTCCGACACGATCTGGGCGAAGTTTCCGGTCGCCAGCCTGGTCCGTCCCATCGATGATGGTGAAACCAAACTGACGGAGGGAGCGCTCGATCTGCTGCAGGCCCACGTCGTCATCTGGACAACTACGCCCTGGACCATCCCAGGCAACCGGGCGGTCAACTATTCGCCGCGCATCAGCTATGGCCTCTACGAGGTCACGGCGGCCGAGAACGCGTTCGGCCCGCAGCCGGGCGAAAAGCTGATCTTTGCCGACGCACTGGCCGAAGACGCCTCGGCCAAGGCCAAGGTCACCTTGAATCGTATCCGCAGCGTTTCGGCGCAAGAGCTTGGAAGCCTTACGCTTTCGCATCCGCTCAAGGGCTTTGGCGGCGGCTACGAATTTGCCGTTCCGATGCTCGCCGGCGACCATGTCACCGACGATGCCGGCACCGGCTTCGTTCACACCGCGCCCGGCCACGGCCGCGAGGACTTTGACGCCTGGATGGATGCGGCGGTGGATTTGCGCGCACGCGGCATCGACAGCGCCATCCCGTTCACCGTCGACGATGGCGGCTTCTTCACCAAGGACGCGCCGGGTTTCGGCCCGGATCGCGAGGGTGGACCGGCGCGCGTCATCGACGACAACGGCAAGAAGGGCAACGCCAACCAGGCCGTCATCGACGAGCTGATCAAGCGCAACGCCCTGTTCGCGCGCGGCCGGCTGAAGCACAGCTATCCTCACTCCTGGCGGTCCAAAAAACCGATCATCTTCCGCAACACGCCGCAATGGTTCGTCTACATGGACAAGGACCTCGGCGACGGCTCGACGTTGCGCAGTCGTGCGCTGAAGGCGATCGACGACACCCGTTTCGTGCCCGCCGCCGGCCAGAACCGCATCCGCGCCATGATCGAGGAGCGCCCGGACTGGGTGCTGTCGCGCCAGCGCGCCTGGGGCGTGCCGATTGCCGTGTTCGCCGATGCCGACGGCAATGTGCTGAAGGATGAGGCGGTCAACCAGCGCATCATGGACGCCTTCGAACAGGAGGGCGCCGACGCCTGGTTCGCAGCCGATGCCAAGGAGCGTTTCCTCGGCAATCACGATGCCTCCAAATGGAAGCAGGTGATGGACATCCTCGACGTCTGGTTCGATTCGGGCTCGACGCATGCCTTCACGCTGGAGGATCGTCCGGATCTGAAATGGCCGGCCGACGTCTATCTCGAAGGCTCCGACCAGCATCGCGGCTGGTTCCATTCCTCGCTGCTGGAAAGCTGCGGCACCAGGGGCAGGGCGCCTTACGACACCGTCGTCACCCATGGTTTCACCATGGACGAGGATGGCCGCAAGATGTCGAAGTCGCTCGGCAACACCGTCGTGCCGCAGGACGTCATCAAGCAGTCGGGCGCCGACATCCTGCGTCTGTGGGTGGTGACGACCGACTACTGGGAGGATCAGCGGCTCGGCAAGAACGTGCTGCAGACCAACATCGACGCCTACCGCAAGCTGCGCAACACCATCCGCTGGATGCTGGGCACGCTCGCCCATGACGATGGCGAGGAGCTGCCGCTGGAGAAGATGCCGGAGCTGGAGCGGCTGATGCTGCACCGGCTGGCCGAGCTCGATGAGGTCGTGCGCTCGGGCTACGACGCCTTCGAATTCAAGCGCATCACCCGCATGCTGCTCGATTTCATGGTGGTCGAGCTGTCGGCGTTCTATTTCGACATCCGCAAGGACGCGCTCTATTGCGACGGGCCGTCGAGCGTGAAACGCAAGGCTTCGGTGCAGGTGGTGCGCCATCTCTTCAATTGCCTGGTGAAATGGCTGGCGCCAATGCTGCCCTTCACCATGGAAGAGGCCTGGCTCGATCGTCATCCCGACGCCGTCTCGGTGCATCTCGACCAGTTCCCGCAGATCCCGGCGGACTGGAAGAACGAGGCGCTGGCGGAAAAATGGCGCCAGGTGCGGCAGGTGCGGCGTGTCGTCACCGGCGCGCTGGAGATTGCGCGCGCCCAGAAGGTGATCGGGTCGTCGCTGGAAGCAGTGCCGGTCGTCACCATCAACGATGCAGCGCTCGAAGCGGCGATAGCCGATGTCGACATGGCCGAGATGGCGATCACCAGCGATCTGGTGATCGCTCATGGGCAAGCGCCTGCGGGTGCCTTCACGCTTGACGACGTCAGGGGTGTCGCCGTGGTGGTCGAAAAGGCCTGGGATCGCGGCCTGGTGAAATGCGCACGGTCCTGGCGCTACACCGCCGATGTCGGCCAGGATCCGGAATTCCCGGATGTTTCGGCGCGCGATGCGGCGGTGCTGCACGAATTGAAGGCGCTTGGCCGGCTTTGA
- a CDS encoding nucleoside deaminase, which translates to MTRPDFMALALKEAEAAALRGEVPVGAVIANGDGVVASAGNRTRELADPTAHAEMLVIREACRKLSAERLTGHDLYVTLEPCAMCAGAISFARLRRLYFGAADDKGGAVVNGVRFFASPTCHHTPDIYPGMGETEAAVLLKEFFRERRG; encoded by the coding sequence GTGACGCGGCCCGATTTCATGGCGCTGGCGCTGAAGGAGGCCGAAGCTGCCGCCTTGCGTGGCGAAGTGCCGGTCGGCGCCGTCATCGCCAATGGCGATGGCGTTGTCGCCAGCGCCGGCAACCGCACCCGCGAACTTGCCGATCCGACCGCGCATGCCGAGATGCTGGTCATCCGCGAAGCCTGCCGCAAACTGTCAGCCGAGCGGCTCACCGGCCATGATCTCTATGTGACGCTTGAGCCTTGCGCCATGTGCGCCGGCGCCATTTCCTTTGCCCGGCTGCGCCGGCTCTATTTCGGCGCCGCCGACGACAAGGGCGGCGCGGTGGTCAATGGCGTGCGCTTTTTTGCCTCGCCAACCTGCCACCACACGCCCGACATCTATCCGGGCATGGGCGAGACCGAAGCGGCCGTGCTGCTCAAAGAATTTTTCCGGGAACGGCGCGGCTGA